One Megasphaera elsdenii DSM 20460 genomic window carries:
- a CDS encoding type II toxin-antitoxin system HicB family antitoxin, which translates to MSKYIFPATFQWDEKDKVYYVNFPDVDGCFTDGATLTEAMENADDVLNLMVWSMEQQKQAIPEPTPRDKVKVPENGFVNLVVADTDAYQDVIDRENNPIKYARKKAGLNVKGLAELLGAPYRTVQEWNAGNRMPPKWVQRLIIEKIEANM; encoded by the coding sequence ATGAGCAAATATATTTTCCCAGCTACATTCCAATGGGATGAAAAAGACAAAGTATATTACGTAAATTTTCCGGATGTAGACGGCTGCTTTACCGATGGCGCAACCTTGACCGAAGCAATGGAAAACGCAGACGATGTGTTGAATTTAATGGTTTGGAGTATGGAACAGCAAAAGCAGGCTATACCCGAACCGACACCGCGGGATAAAGTAAAAGTACCGGAAAATGGATTCGTTAATTTAGTGGTTGCTGATACCGACGCATATCAAGATGTCATTGACCGGGAAAATAATCCTATCAAGTACGCGCGCAAGAAAGCCGGATTAAATGTAAAAGGATTGGCTGAACTCTTAGGGGCGCCTTATCGTACGGTCCAGGAATGGAATGCCGGAAATCGGATGCCGCCCAAATGGGTACAGCGTTTGATTATCGAAAAAATCGAAGCAAATATGTAG
- a CDS encoding type II toxin-antitoxin system HicA family toxin — protein sequence MKRSELLKILKKNGCKLIGHGGNHDLYYSPITGKQFPVWRHNKDIPSGTIKAIFKQAGIQ from the coding sequence ATGAAGAGGTCGGAGCTGTTAAAGATCCTTAAAAAGAATGGGTGCAAGTTGATTGGGCATGGTGGAAATCATGACCTGTATTACAGCCCGATAACGGGAAAGCAATTCCCCGTCTGGCGGCACAATAAGGACATACCGTCAGGAACTATTAAAGCTATTTTTAAACAGGCTGGTATTCAGTAA
- a CDS encoding DUF6693 family protein encodes MLLQRESKFEGSVLGFIGYGLILVIITICTFGIAYPWGEVMFRRWICRNTIIDGQRLTFDGTGLQLFGSYIKWWFFTLITLGIYGFWLFNKMTAWRVKHTHFAE; translated from the coding sequence ATGTTATTACAAAGGGAATCGAAATTTGAAGGGTCTGTACTCGGATTTATCGGCTATGGCCTCATCTTAGTCATCATTACGATTTGTACGTTCGGAATCGCCTACCCTTGGGGCGAAGTCATGTTCCGCCGCTGGATCTGCCGCAATACGATCATCGACGGCCAGCGTCTCACTTTTGATGGAACAGGTCTGCAGCTCTTCGGCAGCTACATCAAATGGTGGTTCTTCACTCTCATCACGTTGGGCATCTATGGCTTCTGGCTGTTCAACAAGATGACAGCCTGGCGGGTCAAACATACGCATTTCGCAGAATAA
- a CDS encoding class I SAM-dependent rRNA methyltransferase, with translation MNRPYAKLTITKKGERAARSGHPWVYGEEVTHVEGTYQTGDIVDVYSDKDRYLGTGFANDISKIRVRIVSRNANDRFDEAFWQRRVKYALDYRKTVMGDKDFACCRLIFGDADDMPGLTVDRYNDVLVAQALCYGMDQVKPVIFKALVDELAAMGVTIRGIYERNDVKVRKLDGMEEYKGWYEADFLPQPGSVLTTIDENGILYDVDVENGQKTGFFLDQKYNRLAVAKIAAGKHVLDCFTHTGAFALNAAKGGAASVTAVDISQEAVDMTNENIRRNGLEAIVTAKQANVFDLLTDLADHKCHDYDFIILDPPAFTKSGHTVRNAMRGYKEINLKAMKLLPRGGYLATCSCSHFMRDDLFRQMLHDAAKDAGVRLRQIEGRQQSPDHPILWNVPETNYLKFYLFQVV, from the coding sequence ATGAACCGACCTTATGCAAAATTAACGATTACGAAAAAAGGGGAACGGGCCGCCCGCAGTGGCCACCCCTGGGTATATGGGGAAGAAGTGACCCATGTCGAAGGCACGTATCAGACCGGGGACATCGTCGACGTTTACAGCGATAAGGACCGCTATCTCGGGACGGGCTTTGCCAATGATATTTCCAAAATCCGCGTGCGCATCGTGTCGCGCAATGCCAACGACCGCTTCGATGAAGCCTTCTGGCAGCGCCGGGTCAAGTACGCCCTGGATTACCGCAAGACCGTCATGGGCGATAAGGACTTTGCCTGCTGCCGCCTCATCTTCGGCGATGCCGACGATATGCCGGGGTTGACAGTAGACCGCTACAACGATGTCCTCGTCGCCCAGGCCTTGTGCTACGGCATGGACCAGGTAAAACCGGTCATCTTCAAAGCCCTCGTCGATGAATTGGCTGCCATGGGCGTCACCATCCGCGGCATTTACGAACGGAATGACGTCAAGGTCCGTAAACTGGACGGCATGGAAGAGTATAAAGGCTGGTATGAAGCGGACTTCCTGCCTCAGCCGGGCAGCGTCTTGACGACAATCGACGAAAACGGCATCCTCTATGATGTAGACGTCGAAAATGGCCAGAAGACGGGCTTCTTCCTGGACCAGAAATACAACCGCCTGGCTGTTGCCAAAATCGCCGCCGGCAAACACGTCCTGGACTGCTTCACCCATACCGGGGCCTTTGCCCTCAATGCGGCCAAGGGCGGGGCAGCCAGCGTCACGGCTGTCGATATTTCCCAGGAAGCCGTTGACATGACTAACGAGAACATCCGCCGCAACGGCTTGGAAGCCATCGTCACGGCCAAGCAGGCCAACGTCTTCGACCTCTTGACCGACCTGGCCGACCACAAGTGCCACGACTATGACTTCATCATCCTCGACCCGCCGGCCTTCACCAAGTCGGGCCATACCGTCCGCAACGCCATGCGGGGCTATAAGGAAATCAACTTGAAAGCGATGAAACTCCTGCCCCGCGGCGGCTATCTGGCGACCTGCTCGTGCTCGCACTTCATGCGCGACGATCTGTTCCGCCAGATGCTCCACGATGCCGCCAAAGACGCCGGCGTCCGCCTCCGCCAGATTGAAGGCCGCCAGCAGTCGCCGGACCATCCCATCCTCTGGAACGTTCCGGAAACGAATTACCTGAAATTCTATTTGTTCCAGGTCGTATAG
- the hslU gene encoding ATP-dependent protease ATPase subunit HslU, with the protein MEKTELTPKQIVAELNKYIVGQSEAKKSVSIALRNRWRRKRLSEDMQDEIIPKNILLIGPTGVGKTEIARRLAKLVGAPFIKVEATKYTEVGYVGRDVEQMIRDLVANAIRMVQEQESQRYEEKAEEEANKRILQVFWPKKSIKEKVKNPMDVFFSSDDDEEDTPEEPKQLEEPKSDRRQKMFEDICAHKMDDREIEVEVAEQNQGFQGILTGNSTEELTNNFQEMLGSIMPKKKKKKKMTVAKAREIFKEEELEKCLDMDIIVDKAIEATEESGIVFIDEFDKIAEKGHANGPDVSREGVQRDILPIVEGATVNTKYGPVKTDHILFIAAGAFHVSKPSDLIPELQGRFPIRVELQSLTVDDFRRILTEPNQSLVKQYKALLETDGVTLEFTDDGIDAIAEYAYRVNLETENIGARRLHTILEKILEDVAYEAPDIDEKHIVVNKGFVSGKLNDVVQNVDLSHYIL; encoded by the coding sequence ATGGAAAAAACAGAATTGACGCCAAAACAGATCGTGGCGGAACTGAATAAATACATCGTCGGCCAGAGCGAAGCCAAGAAATCCGTTTCCATCGCCCTGCGCAACCGCTGGCGCCGCAAACGCCTGAGTGAAGACATGCAGGATGAAATCATCCCCAAGAACATCCTGCTCATCGGCCCGACCGGTGTCGGCAAGACAGAAATCGCCCGCCGCCTGGCCAAGCTCGTCGGCGCACCGTTCATCAAAGTCGAAGCGACGAAATATACGGAAGTCGGCTATGTCGGTCGCGACGTCGAACAGATGATCCGCGACCTCGTGGCCAACGCCATCCGCATGGTCCAGGAACAGGAAAGCCAGCGCTATGAAGAAAAGGCGGAAGAAGAAGCCAACAAGCGCATCCTTCAGGTCTTCTGGCCCAAGAAATCCATCAAGGAAAAGGTCAAGAACCCGATGGACGTCTTCTTCAGCAGCGACGATGATGAAGAAGATACGCCGGAAGAACCGAAGCAGCTCGAAGAACCGAAGTCCGACCGCCGCCAGAAGATGTTTGAAGATATTTGCGCCCACAAGATGGACGACCGGGAAATCGAAGTCGAAGTGGCTGAACAGAACCAGGGTTTCCAGGGCATCCTGACGGGCAATTCGACGGAAGAACTAACCAATAACTTCCAGGAAATGCTGGGCAGCATCATGCCGAAAAAGAAGAAGAAAAAGAAGATGACCGTCGCCAAGGCCCGGGAAATCTTCAAGGAAGAAGAATTGGAAAAATGCCTGGACATGGACATCATCGTCGATAAAGCCATCGAAGCGACAGAAGAATCGGGCATCGTCTTCATCGACGAATTTGATAAGATCGCTGAAAAAGGCCACGCCAACGGGCCGGACGTCTCCCGAGAAGGCGTACAGCGCGACATCCTGCCCATCGTCGAAGGGGCCACGGTCAATACGAAATACGGCCCGGTCAAGACGGACCACATCCTCTTCATCGCTGCCGGTGCCTTCCACGTTTCCAAGCCGAGCGACCTCATTCCGGAACTGCAGGGCCGCTTCCCGATCCGCGTCGAACTCCAGTCCTTGACAGTCGACGATTTCCGCCGCATCCTGACTGAACCGAACCAGTCCCTGGTCAAACAGTACAAGGCCCTCTTGGAAACAGACGGCGTCACCCTGGAATTTACCGATGACGGCATCGACGCTATTGCCGAATACGCATACCGCGTCAATTTAGAAACGGAAAACATCGGCGCCCGCCGGCTGCACACGATTTTGGAAAAAATCCTCGAAGACGTAGCTTATGAAGCACCGGACATCGACGAAAAACACATCGTCGTCAACAAGGGATTCGTTTCGGGCAAACTGAACGACGTCGTCCAGAACGTCGACTTGAGCCATTATATTTTATAA
- the hslV gene encoding ATP-dependent protease subunit HslV has product MSELMSTEFHATTICAVQRDGKTAIAGDGQVTMGNAVIMKGTAQKVRRLYHGKIISGFAGSVADAFTLFDHFEAKLNEHNGNLVRSAVELAKDWRSDKILHKLEALLLVADSQRILLISGNGEVIEPDDGVLAIGSGGNYALASARALLQNTDLSARDIAEKSLHIAADICVYTNHNVIVEEI; this is encoded by the coding sequence ATGTCTGAATTAATGTCTACTGAATTCCACGCTACTACGATATGCGCCGTCCAGCGCGACGGCAAGACGGCCATTGCCGGTGACGGCCAGGTCACGATGGGCAACGCCGTCATCATGAAGGGGACGGCCCAGAAAGTCCGCCGCCTTTACCACGGTAAGATTATCAGCGGCTTTGCCGGTTCTGTCGCCGATGCGTTCACCTTATTCGACCATTTTGAAGCTAAATTGAACGAACACAACGGCAACCTCGTCCGCAGCGCCGTCGAACTGGCCAAGGACTGGCGGTCCGACAAGATTCTCCATAAATTGGAAGCCCTGCTCCTGGTCGCTGACAGTCAGCGTATCCTGCTCATTTCCGGCAATGGCGAAGTCATTGAACCGGATGACGGCGTCTTGGCTATCGGTTCCGGCGGTAACTACGCCCTGGCTTCGGCACGGGCCCTTCTGCAGAATACGGACCTGTCGGCCCGGGATATCGCTGAAAAGTCCCTGCATATCGCAGCGGACATCTGCGTTTACACCAACCACAATGTCATTGTCGAAGAAATCTAA
- the trmFO gene encoding methylenetetrahydrofolate--tRNA-(uracil(54)-C(5))-methyltransferase (FADH(2)-oxidizing) TrmFO, with product MKNSVLIIGAGLAGSEAAWQLVRRGVPVELVEMRPVKSSPAHHTEYFAELVCSNSLRAANIENAVGLLKEEMRRLGSLIMDAADTHRVPAGGALAVDRVPFSQYVTEKLKNHPLVTIRHEEVTELPDDQICIVASGPLTSDALADTIRRLTGEDYFHFHDAAAPIVAVDSLDMTKVYRAARYGKGGADYLNCPFTKEEYEAFWQALTTAECAELHEFEKDDSVFEGCMPIEVMAGRGIDTMRYGPMKPVGLELPGTGELPYAVVQLRQDNGSATLYNIVGFQTHLKFPEQKRVFSMIPGLEHAEFVRYGVMHRNSYINSPELLLPTLQLRKQPNLLFAGQLTGVEGYLESAAMGLLAGVNAARLLQGEDGLTFSRRTAMGGLSQYISSGPNDHFQPMNINFGLMEPLGIKKRMKKKEKNALLAQRALDEIEQMKGDYPCLN from the coding sequence ATGAAGAATAGTGTCTTAATCATCGGTGCCGGTCTGGCCGGTTCGGAAGCTGCCTGGCAGCTCGTCCGCCGCGGCGTTCCAGTAGAACTCGTCGAAATGCGGCCGGTCAAATCGTCGCCGGCACACCATACAGAATATTTTGCTGAACTCGTCTGCAGCAACTCCCTGCGGGCAGCCAATATCGAAAACGCCGTCGGCCTCTTGAAGGAAGAAATGCGTCGTCTGGGCTCGCTCATCATGGACGCAGCCGATACGCACCGCGTCCCGGCTGGCGGCGCTCTGGCCGTCGACCGCGTCCCTTTCAGCCAGTATGTGACGGAAAAACTCAAGAATCATCCTTTGGTCACTATCCGTCATGAAGAAGTGACGGAACTGCCGGATGACCAGATCTGCATCGTCGCCAGCGGCCCTCTGACCAGTGACGCCCTGGCCGATACCATCCGCCGCCTGACGGGGGAAGACTATTTCCATTTCCACGATGCCGCAGCGCCTATCGTCGCCGTCGACTCCCTGGACATGACCAAGGTCTACCGCGCGGCCCGTTACGGCAAGGGCGGGGCAGACTATCTGAACTGCCCCTTTACCAAAGAAGAATATGAAGCCTTCTGGCAGGCCCTGACGACGGCTGAATGTGCCGAACTCCACGAATTTGAAAAGGACGACAGTGTCTTTGAAGGCTGTATGCCTATCGAAGTCATGGCTGGCCGTGGTATCGACACCATGCGCTATGGCCCGATGAAGCCGGTCGGCCTGGAACTGCCCGGTACGGGTGAACTGCCTTATGCTGTCGTCCAGCTGCGCCAGGATAACGGCAGTGCTACGCTGTACAATATCGTCGGCTTCCAGACGCACCTCAAGTTCCCCGAACAGAAACGGGTCTTTTCCATGATCCCCGGCCTGGAACACGCCGAATTCGTCCGCTACGGCGTCATGCATCGCAATTCCTACATCAATTCGCCGGAACTGCTTTTGCCGACGCTGCAGCTGCGCAAGCAGCCGAACCTCCTCTTTGCCGGCCAGCTGACCGGCGTCGAAGGCTACCTGGAATCGGCAGCCATGGGCCTTTTGGCCGGTGTCAATGCAGCCCGCCTCCTGCAAGGGGAAGACGGATTGACCTTTTCCAGGCGTACGGCCATGGGCGGCCTGAGCCAATATATCTCCAGCGGCCCGAACGACCATTTCCAGCCGATGAATATCAATTTCGGCCTCATGGAACCGCTGGGCATCAAGAAGCGCATGAAGAAGAAAGAAAAGAACGCCCTGCTGGCTCAGCGGGCGCTCGATGAAATCGAACAAATGAAGGGGGATTACCCATGTCTGAATTAA
- the topA gene encoding type I DNA topoisomerase → MLEFPIKRTIIIDDSKKKKRGRKKKGDGEKTVIHGTVNLPKKEPLKKLDPLPKNAKNLVIVESPAKAKTIERFLGSGYKVMASRGHLRDLPRNQFGVNIEDGFVPTYTNMWDKRKLIEDLQNEYIRSKKVYLATDPDREGEAISWHLAHLLEIDPHDKCRIMFHEITKKAILEAIKDPEPIDLKKVDAQQARRVLDRIVGYKLSPLLWKKVCKGLSAGRVQSVAVRLICEREEAIKAFVPEEYWTVSGTYTTEDGLTLPTELTKIDGKKAEIPTQEAAETIAHDLTWESRGETHDPDMIVKVEKRKRKRQPQPPFTTSTMQQECVSKLNFGAKKTMMLAQQLYEGLDMGDQGHVGLITYMRTDSVRINDDMVQAAREFITSNYGEEYIPEKPRVYKTKQTSQDAHEAIRPTSLELTPYKVSEFLSRDQLRLYTLIWNRFLASQMESVETEHMAIIIESGRYELRAAGYKVLFKGFTELYEDAKKDKTLAELPHISANTVVHNQAVTPQQHFTQPPARYTEASLIKTLEEKGIGRPSTYAPIMDTIQNRNYVEKKDKQFVPTELGVIIVDLLKKYFAQIINVGFTAHMEEELDAIEQGQDTYRHVLQEFYDIFKPEMDEAEEKMEKVTISGQDSGQVCELCGAPMVYKFGRFGKFLACSNFPECRNTKAIVEDLGITCPKCGKGTLIKRKSKRGRVFYGCSQYPECDFVLWNQPVDKKCPVCGSIMIVKHYKKGPDKIFCSNAECENHKKGEVVNEE, encoded by the coding sequence ATGTTAGAATTTCCGATTAAACGCACGATCATTATTGATGATTCCAAAAAGAAGAAGCGAGGCCGCAAGAAAAAAGGCGACGGTGAGAAGACCGTCATCCACGGCACAGTCAATCTGCCCAAGAAGGAACCGCTGAAGAAGCTGGATCCGCTTCCGAAGAACGCCAAGAACCTGGTCATCGTCGAATCGCCGGCCAAGGCCAAGACGATTGAACGCTTTTTAGGCAGCGGCTATAAGGTCATGGCCAGCCGCGGTCACCTGCGCGATTTGCCGCGCAATCAGTTCGGTGTCAATATCGAAGACGGTTTTGTACCGACGTATACCAATATGTGGGATAAGCGCAAGCTCATCGAAGACTTGCAGAACGAATACATCCGCTCGAAAAAAGTCTATCTGGCAACGGACCCGGACCGCGAAGGGGAAGCCATTTCCTGGCATTTGGCCCATTTGCTGGAAATCGATCCGCACGATAAGTGCCGCATCATGTTCCACGAAATTACTAAGAAAGCCATCCTCGAGGCCATCAAGGACCCGGAACCAATCGATTTGAAGAAAGTCGACGCCCAGCAGGCCCGCCGCGTCCTGGATCGCATCGTCGGCTATAAATTGAGCCCTCTCCTGTGGAAGAAAGTCTGCAAGGGCCTCAGCGCCGGCCGCGTCCAGTCCGTCGCCGTCCGCCTCATCTGTGAACGGGAAGAAGCCATCAAGGCCTTCGTACCGGAAGAATATTGGACTGTCAGCGGGACCTATACGACGGAAGACGGCCTGACGTTGCCGACGGAACTGACCAAGATCGACGGCAAGAAGGCGGAAATCCCGACACAGGAGGCAGCCGAAACCATTGCTCACGACTTGACCTGGGAAAGCCGCGGCGAAACGCACGACCCCGATATGATTGTAAAAGTCGAAAAGCGCAAGCGCAAACGCCAGCCCCAGCCACCGTTCACGACGTCGACGATGCAGCAGGAATGTGTCAGCAAGCTCAATTTCGGTGCCAAGAAGACCATGATGCTGGCTCAGCAGCTCTATGAAGGCCTCGATATGGGCGACCAGGGCCATGTCGGCCTCATAACCTACATGCGTACAGACTCGGTCCGCATCAACGACGACATGGTCCAGGCTGCGCGGGAATTCATTACGTCGAACTATGGCGAAGAATATATCCCGGAAAAGCCCCGCGTCTACAAGACCAAGCAGACCAGTCAGGATGCGCATGAAGCTATCCGTCCGACGTCGCTGGAACTGACGCCGTACAAGGTGTCGGAATTTCTGTCCCGCGACCAGCTGCGCCTGTATACCCTCATTTGGAACCGCTTCCTGGCCAGCCAGATGGAATCGGTCGAAACGGAACACATGGCCATCATCATCGAGAGCGGCCGCTATGAACTGCGGGCTGCCGGCTACAAGGTCCTGTTCAAGGGCTTTACGGAACTCTATGAAGACGCCAAGAAAGATAAGACTCTGGCTGAACTGCCGCACATTTCGGCGAATACCGTTGTCCACAATCAGGCGGTCACGCCGCAGCAGCATTTCACTCAGCCGCCGGCCCGCTATACCGAAGCCAGCCTGATCAAGACGCTGGAAGAAAAGGGCATTGGCCGGCCGAGTACGTATGCGCCGATCATGGATACCATCCAGAACCGCAATTACGTAGAAAAGAAGGACAAACAGTTCGTCCCGACAGAACTGGGCGTCATCATCGTCGATTTACTGAAAAAATATTTCGCCCAGATCATCAACGTCGGCTTTACGGCCCACATGGAAGAAGAACTGGACGCCATCGAGCAGGGCCAGGATACGTACCGTCACGTCTTGCAGGAATTTTACGATATTTTTAAGCCGGAAATGGACGAAGCCGAAGAAAAGATGGAAAAGGTCACGATTTCCGGCCAGGATTCAGGGCAGGTTTGCGAACTCTGCGGCGCGCCTATGGTCTATAAATTCGGCCGGTTCGGCAAGTTCCTGGCCTGCTCTAATTTCCCGGAATGTCGCAATACCAAGGCCATCGTCGAAGACCTGGGCATTACTTGTCCCAAGTGCGGCAAGGGGACGCTCATCAAGCGCAAATCCAAGCGGGGCCGCGTCTTCTACGGCTGCAGCCAGTATCCGGAATGTGACTTTGTCCTCTGGAACCAGCCTGTCGACAAGAAATGTCCTGTTTGCGGCAGTATCATGATTGTCAAACATTATAAAAAAGGGCCTGATAAGATTTTTTGCAGCAATGCAGAATGTGAAAACCATAAAAAAGGTGAGGTAGTGAATGAAGAATAG
- the leuB gene encoding 3-isopropylmalate dehydrogenase: MAKHIVVIPGDGIGEEITAGAVKVLQKIDEVCHIGLTFEKKPAGGTAYDLCGSPLPEDTIEAAKKADAILFGAVGGDKWDNVDPKLRPEQAVLGLRKALGLYVNLRPVKVPEVLAEYSPLKPDIVTGTDVLIVRELVGGIYFGDRCESEIHNGVERAWDLENYSVPEVQRISTFAMKAAQKRRHKVTSVDKANVLATSRLWRRTVIDVAKDYPDIDLNHFYVDNCAMQLALNPKQFDVIVTSNLFGDILSDEAAVLGGSIGMMPSASIGEMTSLYEPIHGSAPDIAGQGIANPCATILSAAMLLRYSLDEDVAADKIEKAVDAALADGWRTPDLYKEGFKKADTQKMTDVIISKIQ, encoded by the coding sequence ATGGCTAAACATATCGTCGTCATCCCCGGCGACGGAATCGGGGAAGAAATCACGGCAGGTGCCGTCAAAGTTTTACAGAAAATCGATGAAGTCTGCCACATTGGCCTGACTTTTGAAAAGAAACCGGCTGGCGGTACGGCTTATGACCTCTGCGGCTCGCCCTTGCCGGAAGATACGATTGAAGCGGCTAAGAAGGCCGATGCCATCCTCTTCGGCGCCGTCGGCGGCGACAAGTGGGATAACGTCGACCCGAAACTGCGGCCCGAACAGGCTGTCTTAGGGCTGCGCAAGGCCTTGGGACTCTACGTCAACCTGCGTCCGGTCAAAGTGCCGGAAGTCCTGGCTGAATATTCGCCGCTCAAACCGGACATCGTCACCGGCACGGACGTCCTCATCGTCCGCGAACTCGTCGGCGGCATCTACTTCGGCGACCGCTGCGAATCGGAAATCCACAACGGCGTCGAACGCGCCTGGGACCTGGAAAACTACAGCGTCCCGGAAGTACAGCGCATCAGCACGTTTGCCATGAAAGCGGCTCAGAAGCGCCGTCATAAGGTCACGTCCGTCGACAAGGCCAACGTCCTGGCTACGTCCCGCCTGTGGCGCCGCACGGTCATCGACGTCGCCAAGGACTATCCCGATATCGACTTGAATCATTTCTACGTCGATAACTGCGCCATGCAGCTGGCCCTCAATCCGAAACAGTTCGACGTCATCGTCACGAGCAACCTCTTCGGCGACATCCTCAGCGACGAAGCGGCCGTCCTCGGCGGTTCCATCGGCATGATGCCGTCGGCTTCCATCGGCGAAATGACCAGCCTCTACGAACCGATCCACGGTTCGGCACCGGACATCGCTGGCCAGGGCATTGCCAACCCCTGCGCGACCATCCTCTCGGCAGCCATGCTCCTGCGCTACTCCTTAGATGAAGACGTAGCGGCCGACAAGATCGAAAAAGCCGTCGATGCCGCCTTAGCGGACGGCTGGCGCACACCGGACCTCTATAAGGAAGGCTTTAAGAAAGCCGATACCCAGAAGATGACCGATGTCATCATCAGCAAAATTCAATAA
- a CDS encoding 3-isopropylmalate dehydratase small subunit → MTLEGKVWRYGDNIDTDVIIPARYLNSFDPKELATHCMVDIDETFAGNVKEGDIMVGGHNFGCGSSREHAPIAIKASGVPVVIAASFARIFYRNAINVGLPALEIGDDVEKIKAGDILSIDLSTGKIIDKTTGDTFQAPPLPGFIQDIAQAGGLINYVKESK, encoded by the coding sequence ATGACATTAGAAGGAAAAGTATGGCGCTACGGCGACAATATCGATACAGACGTAATCATCCCGGCTCGTTATTTGAACAGCTTCGACCCGAAGGAATTGGCCACGCACTGCATGGTCGACATTGACGAAACTTTTGCCGGCAATGTCAAAGAAGGGGACATCATGGTCGGCGGCCACAACTTCGGCTGCGGCTCGTCCCGTGAACACGCGCCGATTGCCATCAAGGCTTCGGGCGTTCCCGTCGTCATTGCGGCCAGCTTCGCCCGCATCTTTTACCGCAACGCCATCAACGTCGGCCTGCCGGCCCTGGAAATCGGCGACGACGTCGAAAAGATCAAGGCCGGTGACATCCTTTCCATCGACCTCAGTACGGGGAAGATCATCGACAAGACAACGGGCGATACTTTCCAGGCCCCGCCGCTGCCGGGTTTCATCCAGGATATCGCCCAGGCTGGCGGCTTGATCAATTACGTAAAGGAGTCTAAGTAA
- the leuC gene encoding 3-isopropylmalate dehydratase large subunit gives MGMTMTQKILAKHAGVDSVKPGDLITCNLDMVLANDITAPPAIAQFNKIGKPVFDKTKISLVPDHFTPNKDIKSAGLAKIVRDFAKKHGITHYFEVGRVGIEHVLLPEQGIVAPGMLTIGADSHTCTYGALGGFSTGVGSTDLGVAMATGKAWFKVPDAINVHLTGTKPDDITGKDVMLTLIGMIGVDGALYQSLEFTGEGVAALDMTDRFTIANMAIEAGAKNGIFPVDEQTMAYEKGRVPDGYDIVTADEDAHYSRTVEINLSELKPVVAFPHLPENTKVIGTFGDIKIDQVVIGSCTNGRLEDLKIAADILKGHKVHPDVRCIVIPGSQHVYMEAMKAGYIETFITAGCAVSTPTCGPCLGGYMGIMTAGEKCVSTTNRNFRGRMGHVDSEVYLAGPQVAAASAILGKIAAPKEVR, from the coding sequence ATGGGTATGACGATGACGCAGAAAATCCTGGCAAAACATGCCGGCGTCGACTCGGTGAAACCGGGTGATTTAATTACTTGTAATCTCGATATGGTCCTGGCCAACGATATTACGGCTCCTCCGGCCATTGCACAGTTCAATAAGATTGGCAAGCCCGTCTTCGATAAGACGAAGATTTCCCTGGTTCCAGACCATTTTACGCCGAATAAGGATATCAAGTCGGCCGGCTTGGCCAAGATCGTCCGCGATTTTGCCAAGAAGCACGGCATTACGCATTACTTTGAAGTCGGCCGCGTCGGCATTGAACACGTCCTCCTGCCGGAACAGGGCATCGTCGCTCCGGGCATGTTGACCATCGGTGCAGATTCCCATACCTGTACGTATGGTGCTCTCGGTGGTTTCTCCACAGGCGTCGGTTCGACGGACTTAGGCGTTGCCATGGCGACGGGCAAGGCCTGGTTCAAGGTCCCCGATGCCATCAACGTCCACCTGACGGGCACGAAACCGGACGACATTACCGGGAAAGACGTCATGCTGACCCTTATCGGCATGATCGGCGTCGACGGTGCCCTCTACCAGTCCCTGGAATTTACTGGCGAAGGCGTTGCCGCCCTGGATATGACCGACCGCTTCACCATTGCCAACATGGCTATCGAAGCCGGTGCCAAGAACGGCATTTTCCCCGTCGATGAACAGACCATGGCCTATGAAAAGGGACGCGTCCCCGATGGCTACGACATCGTCACGGCCGACGAAGATGCTCATTACAGCCGGACTGTGGAAATCAACTTGTCCGAATTAAAGCCGGTCGTCGCCTTCCCGCATTTGCCGGAAAACACCAAGGTCATCGGCACTTTCGGCGACATCAAGATCGACCAGGTCGTCATCGGGTCCTGTACCAATGGCCGTCTGGAAGATTTGAAAATCGCTGCAGATATTTTGAAAGGCCATAAGGTCCATCCTGATGTGCGCTGCATCGTCATTCCCGGCAGCCAGCACGTCTACATGGAAGCCATGAAGGCCGGTTATATTGAAACCTTCATCACCGCCGGCTGTGCCGTTTCGACGCCGACCTGCGGCCCCTGCCTGGGCGGCTACATGGGCATCATGACGGCTGGTGAAAAATGTGTCTCCACGACGAACCGCAACTTCCGCGGCCGCATGGGTCACGTCGACAGCGAAGTTTACCTGGCTGGTCCTCAGGTGGCCGCAGCCAGTGCGATTCTCGGCAAGATTGCCGCACCGAAGGAGGTCCGTTAA